From one Budorcas taxicolor isolate Tak-1 chromosome 21, Takin1.1, whole genome shotgun sequence genomic stretch:
- the LOC128066969 gene encoding basic proline-rich protein-like — MTQRPRGTPVPGPGEAEPSARTKRGRPQSPDLERRPQHPDLERGTPEPGPGEETPDPERETPAPGPGEETRAPGPGEGDPRAWTQRGDPSAQTGRRRPQSLDPERRPQRPDWEKETPEPGPREETPAPRLGEGDPRAWTQRGTPGPERGTPEPRPGEETPDPRPEEGDPRPQTQRERPQHPDPERRPQRPDPERETPDPRPREETPAARPGEGDPRPREETPAPGPGEGDPRAWTRRGDPRPREGDPSARTRRGDPSTWTRRGDPSARTWRGRPQSLDPERRPQRPDWEKETPEPGPREETPAPRLGEGDPRAWTQRGTPGPERGTPEPRPGEETPDPRPEEGDPRPQTQRERPQHPDPERRPQRPDLERETPDPERRPQRPDPERETPDPERRPQHLDPERETPELGLGEGDPRSRTRRGTPDPERETPERGDPSARTRRGRPQTQRERPQHSDPERRLQSPDPERETPESGPREETPEPREGDPSARTWRGTPDPRGRPQRPDPERRPQHLDPERETPDPGPGEGLQTQRGDPSTWTQRGRPQSLDPERRPQRPDLERETSDPERETPAPGPGEETLEPRPGEGDPRAQIQRGDPSTRRGRPQRPDPERETPDPERETPEPGPREETPAPGEGDPSARTQRGRPQRPDPERETPEPGPREGDPRARRGRPQSPDPERRPQHLGLERETPEPGPGEETPDPRGRPQRADPERRPQRGDPERRPQHLGLERETPEPGPGEETPDPRGRPQRGDPERRPQRGDPERRPQHPDPERETSAPGPREETPAPGPGEETPVPGPGEGDPSAGRGSGGKEGENAHPT; from the exons ATGACACAGCGGCCCAGAGGAACCCCAGTGCCCGGACCTGGAGAGGCGGAGCCCAGCGCCCGGACCAAGAGAGGGAGACCCCAGAGCCCGGACCTGGAGAGGAGACCCCAGCACCCGGACCTGGAGAGGGGGACCCCAGAGCCTGGACCCGGAGAGGAGACCCCAGACCCAGAGAGGGAGACCCCAGCGCCCGGACCTGGAGAGGAGACCCGAGCGCCTGGACCTGGAGAGGGAGACCCCAGAGCCTGGACCCAGAGAGGAGACCCCAGCGCCCAGACTGGGAGAAGGAGACCCCAGAGCCTGGACCCAGAGAGGAGACCCCAGCGCCCAGACTGGGAGAAGGAGACCCCAGAGCCTGGACCCAGAGAGGAGACCCCAGCGCCCAGACTGGGAGAAGGAGACCCCAGAGCCTGGACCCAGAGAGGGAccccaggcccagagagggggaCCCCAGAACCCAGACCCGGAGAGGAGACCCCAGACCCCAGACCAGAAGAGGGAGACCCCAGACCCCAGACCCAGAGAGAGAGACCCCAGCACCCAGACCCAGAGAGGAGACCCCAGCGGCCAGACCCGGAGAGGGAGACCCCAGACCCCAGACCCAGAGAGGAGACCCCAGCGGCCAGACCCGGAGAGGGAGACCCCAGACCCAGAGAGGAGACCCCAGCACCTGGACCCGGAGAGGGAGACCCCAGAGCTTGGACCCGGAGAGGAGACCCCAGACCCAGAGAGGGAGACCCCAGCGCCCGGACCCGGAGAGGAGACCCCAGCACCTGGACCCGGAGAGGAGACCCCAGCGCCCGGACCTGGAGAGGGAGACCCCAGAGCCTGGACCCAGAGAGGAGACCCCAGCGCCCAGACTGGGAGAAGGAGACCCCAGAGCCTGGACCCAGAGAGGAGACCCCAGCGCCCAGACTGGGAGAAGGAGACCCCAGAGCCTGGACCCAGAGAGGGAccccaggcccagagagggggaCCCCAGAACCCAGACCCGGAGAGGAGACCCCAGACCCCAGACCAGAAGAGGGAGACCCCAGACCCCAGACCCAGAGAGAGAGACCCCAGCACCCAGACCCAGAGAGGAGACCCCAGCGGCCAGACCTGGAGAGGGAGACCCCAGACCCAGAGAGGAGACCCCAGCGGCCAGACCCGGAGAGGGAGACCCCAGACCCAGAGAGGAGACCCCAGCACCTGGACCCGGAGAGGGAGACCCCAGAGCTTGGACTCGGAGAGGGAGACCCCAGATCCCGGACCCGGAGAGGGACCCCAGACCCAGAGAGGGAGACCCCAGAG AGAGGAGACCCCAGCGCCCGGACCCGGAGAGGGAGACCTCAGACCCAGAGAGAGAGACCCCAGCACTCCGACCCGGAGAGGAGACTCCAGAGCCCAGACCCGGAAAGGGAGACCCCAGAGTCCGGACCCAGAGAGGAGACCCCAGAACCCAGAGAGGGAGACCCCAGCGCCCGGACCTGGAGAGGGACCCCAGACCCTAGAGGGAGACCCCAGAGGCCAGACCCAGAGAGGAGACCCCAGCACCTGGACCCAGAGAGGGAGACCCCAGATCCTGGACCCGGAGAGGGACTCCAGACCCAGAGAGGAGACCCTAGCACCTGGACCCAGAGAGGGAGACCCCAGAGCCTGGACCCAGAGAGGAGACCCCAGCGCCCGGACCTGGAGAGGGAGACCTCAGACCCAGAGAGAGAGACCCCAGCGCCCGGACCCGGAGAGGAGACCCTAGAGCCCAGACCTGGAGAGGGAGACCCCAGAGCCCAGATCCAGAGAGGAGACCCCAGCACCCGGAGAGGGAGACCCCAGCGCCCAGACCCAGAGAGGGAGACCCCAGACCCAGAGAGGGAGACCCCAGAGCCCGGACCCAGAGAGGAGACCCCAGCACCCGGAGAGGGAGACCCCAGCGCCCGGACCCAGAGAGGGAGACCCCAGCGCCCGGACCCGGAGAGGGAGACCCCAGAGCCCGGACCCAGAGAGGGAGACCCCAGAGCCCGGAGAGGGAGACCCCAGAGCCCAGACCCAGAGAGGAGACCCCAGCACCTGGGTCTGGAGAGGGAGACCCCAGAGCCTGGACCCGGAGAGGAGACCCCAGACCCTAGAGGGAGACCCCAGAGGGCAGACCCAGAGAGGAGACCCCAGCGCGGGGACCCAGAGAGGAGACCCCAGCACCTGGGCCTGGAGAGGGAGACCCCAGAGCCTGGACCCGGAGAGGAGACCCCAGACCCTAGAGGGAGACCCCAGCGCGGGGACCCAGAGAGGAGACCCCAGCGAGGGGACCCAGAGAGGAGACCCCAGCACCCGGACCCAGAGAGGGAGACCTCAGCGCCCGGACCCAGAGAGGAGACCCCAGCACCTGGACCCGGAGAGGAGACCCCAGTGCCCGGACCCGGAGAGGGAGACCCCAGCGCCGGCAGAGGCAGTGGAGGTAAGGAGGGTGAGAATGCACATCCCACCTGA